From one Rhodamnia argentea isolate NSW1041297 chromosome 1, ASM2092103v1, whole genome shotgun sequence genomic stretch:
- the LOC115731005 gene encoding putative F-box protein At5g55150, whose amino-acid sequence MAKNWADLLPELLELCSRQLLLEDWFAFRSVCSTWRAAAFEERFNVPWLMIADDIFADDRRTNTEWAEFYSLFSSRIHKVVMPNAKEKRCLSSRGWIFTIDMGSQVHMLNPLSRAVSRYCDGIIKLPSVHEFSSWDPEDYEPETRYAKFVLSASPASSPNYMVMVTYLNSKRLGLWKPGSEEWKELTWLGDPVLDVIYYKGQFFAVDWLDEILVCDVDRPDPTAQVILKKPLEFRDHFEFCQMYLVELAGRLLLVARLAQQDGATSGFRVFAIDLEARKWTELESLENASLFVGFNSSFSVQVDENRHAIKPNCIYFTEYLPHRDTEGKEVGIYHMKDGKIEPFFDEKIYIDFSPPLWIELDAALYRSDHKFK is encoded by the coding sequence ATGGCCAAGAATTGGGCCGATCTCCTCCCAGAGCTGCTGGAACTGTGCTCAAGACAACTTCTTCTGGAGGACTGGTTCGCATTCCGATCCGTGTGCTCAACATGGCGTGCTGCCGCATTCGAAGAGAGGTTCAATGTGCCATGGTTGATGATCGCGGACGATATCTTCGCGGACGATAGGAGGACCAATACCGAGTGGGCCGAGTTCTACAGCCTCTTCAGTTCGCGAATTCACAAAGTTGTCATGCCGAATGCGAAGGAGAAGAGGTGCTTGTCTTCGCGGGGTTGGATCTTCACCATTGACATGGGCTCGCAAGTACACATGCTGAATCCCCTGTCACGTGCCGTCAGTCGCTATTGCGACGGCATCATTAAGCTCCCTAGTGTGCACGAATTCTCCTCCTGGGATCCCGAAGATTATGAACCAGAAACCAGGTACGCGAAATTTGTCTTGTCGGCAAGCCCCGCTTCATCTCCAAACTACATGGTCATGGTCACATACTTGAACTCTAAACGACTAGGCTTATGGAAACCTGGCAGTGAGGAGTGGAAAGAGTTGACTTGGCTGGGCGATCCAGTTCTTGATGTCATATATTATAAGGGGCAATTCTTTGCAGTTGACTGGTTAGATGAGATATTAGTGTGTGATGTTGATAGACCAGATCCAACAGCTCAAGTTATACTAAAGAAGCCTTTGGAATTTCGAGATCACTTCGAGTTTTGCCAGATGTATCTGGTGGAGTTGGCGGGCCGTCTCTTGCTAGTTGCAAGATTGGCACAACAAGATGGTGCAACCAGCGGATTCCGGGTTTTCGCCATTGATTTAGAGGCTAGAAAGTGGACGGAGCTCGAGAGCTTGGAGAACGCATCCCTCTTCGTGGGTTTTAACTCTTCCTTTTCGGTACAAGTTGATGAGAACAGGCACGCCATCAAGCCGAACTGTATTTACTTTACCGAATATCTCCCTCATAGGGATACTGAAGGCAAGGAGGTGGGAATATATCACATGAAAGATGGAAAAATCGAACCATTTTTTGATGAAAAGATTTATATTGATTTTTCTCCGCCTCTATGGATTGAACTAGATGCAGCACTATATCGATCGGACCACAAGTTCAAGTAG
- the LOC115731009 gene encoding F-box protein At2g26160-like: MAEKWADLLPGVARTVLKMASSRGLVRIPILVPNMACCGIRREGTKEWKVLTWQGDPVLDVIYCKGKVVAVNRSGDILACDADGSDPTVQVILKKPLEFRDHLAFFVQLYLVESAGRLLLVARLAQLDGGTKGFRVFAIDLEARKWTELEGMGSTSLFVGFSSSFSVQVDENRQAIKPNRIYFTKDVPYQGNEGKDVGIYDV; this comes from the exons ATGGCCGAGAAGTGGGCCGATCTCCTCCCCGGAGTTGCTAGAACTGTGCTCAAGATGGCTTCTTCTAGAGGACTGGTTCGCATTCCGATCCTTGTGCCCAACATGGCGTGCTGCGGCATTCGAAGAGAG GGCACTAAGGAGTGGAAAGTGTTGACTTGGCAGGGCGATCCTGTTCTTGATGTCATATATTGTAAGGGGAAGGTCGTTGCAGTTAACCGGTCAGGTGATATATTAGCGTGTGATGCGGATGGATCAGATCCAACGGTTCAAGTTATACTAAAGAAGCCTCTGGAATTTCGAGATCACTTAGCGTTTTTCGTGCAGCTATATTTGGTGGAGTCGGCTGGCCGTTTGTTGCTGGTTGCACGATTGGCACAACTAGATGGTGGAACCAAAGGATTCCGGGTTTTCGCCATTGATTTGGAGGCTAGAAAGTGGACGGAGCTCGAGGGCATGGGGAGCACGTCCCTCTTCGTGGGTTTTAGCTCTTCCTTTTCGGTACAAGTTGATGAGAACCGGCAGGCTATCAAACCGAACCGTATTTACTTTACCAAAGATGTCCCTTATCAAGGTAATGAAGGCAAGGATGTGGGAATATATGACGTGTAA